In Mytilus trossulus isolate FHL-02 chromosome 14, PNRI_Mtr1.1.1.hap1, whole genome shotgun sequence, a genomic segment contains:
- the LOC134696116 gene encoding ATP-dependent DNA helicase RecQ-like, which translates to MAEDLFNHALNAALRKRNITYNLKTLQKECIQSVLEHKDVFGMLPTGYGKSLIYTVLPDLFFIHQQLSIVSNITPVLERDTSIIIVISPLVSLMKDQEIAFNTMGIDCAYLGDMDDKVKLKNIENGLVPILLMSPESLFSGKWRNLLTNKVYQCHLSAIVIDEAHCVEEWCVIRLVQ; encoded by the exons atgGCGGAAGACCTCTTTAACCATGCCTTAAACGCTGcattaagaaaaagaaatataacgTATAATcttaaaacattacaaaaagaatGCATACAATCAGTTTTAGAACATAAAGATGTTTTTGGTATGTTGCCAACTGGCTACGGCAAAAGCCTTATTTACACTGTCCTAccggatttattttttatacaccAGCAGCTTTCAATTGTCAGCAATATCACACCTGTACTTGAGCGTGATACTTCtattataattgtaatttcacCTCTCGTTAGTTTAATGAAGGACCAAGAAATCGCTTTCAACACTATGGGTATCGACTGTGCCTATCTTGGTGACATGGACGATAaag TGAAACTTAAAAACATAGAGAATGGTCTGGTACCAATATTATTAATGAGTCCAGAGAGTCTATTTAGTGGTAAATGGAGAAATTTGTTGACAAATAAAGTATATCAGTGTCATTTATCAGCAATTGTAATAGATGAAGCTCACTGTGTTGAAGAATGGTGTGTTATTAGATTAGTTCAATAA
- the LOC134698124 gene encoding recQ-like DNA helicase blm-1, with protein MRKNSITRVVIATTAFGMGVDIPDVRFVIHWGASRSIQGFMQESGRAGRDGITSTSVCYYHPVDTAKNSADEQMINYCKTSACRRNILVQHFSPDIPQSNTSHPCCDNCIKECSCCDCLMLNKDFITDKEDNMLCEINGIKPYRQVSSDQRNAIQIDLEKMVAELAKEHDHLSVLSVDILTHFRKQMISDIVNNIHYIFEISDLMDNFVYERRIADMIMNIIDTQLD; from the coding sequence atgagaaaaaacaGTATTACACGTGTTGTTATTGCAACAACAGCTTTTGGGATGGGAGTAGACATCCCAGATGTTCGATTTGTTATTCATTGGGGTGCATCCCGTAGCATACAAGGATTTATGCAAGAAAGTGGGAGAGCAGGAAGAGATGGTATTACATCAACATCTGTATGTTATTATCATCCTGTTGATACAGCAAAAAATAGTGCAGATGAACAAATGATCAACTACTGTAAAACAAGTGCATGTAGGAGAAATATTCTGGTTCAACATTTTTCTCCAGATATACCTCAATCTAACACCTCACATCCATGTTGTGATAACTGTATAAAGGAGTGTTCATGTTGTGATTGTTTAATGttaaacaaagattttataacagACAAAGAAGATAACATGCTTTGCGAAATTAATGGTATTAAACCTTATAGGCAAGTCTCTAGTGATCAAAGAAATGCAATTCAAATAGATTTAGAGAAAATGGTCGCTGAATTAGCCAAAGAACATGATCACCTTTCTGTTTTGAGTGTAGACATTTTAACCCATTTTAGGAAACAGATGATATCTGATATTGTAAACAACATTcattacatttttgaaatttcagatCTGATGGATAACTTTGTTTATGAAAGAAGAATAGCTGATATGATCATGAATATTATAGACACCCAGTTAGATTGA